The following are from one region of the Rhipicephalus microplus isolate Deutch F79 chromosome 1, USDA_Rmic, whole genome shotgun sequence genome:
- the LOC119178560 gene encoding uncharacterized protein LOC119178560 yields the protein MFLVGRLGCIVVVGPDHDATSGDGLGEASLVDGTVCLELVAALHAMMSLEQECVPSLHVEDTADWLEQDVIAGFRVWQLMFLSLGGLIVVVVVMCCFMKCRIPRTKQEIEADFHRKKLTQVFRKHLNKVPVEEVEFKLALEKVKALYEHEQEKRSRGSWDSLAECEDLTLRQRLRKLLRSLKPKSQAAVPRVASSGDDADSESNSAGDSRADAASHSGGTIPSSEESSHAGGCRTIREERISIEEDPDDDVQA from the exons atgtTTTTGGTGGgtaggcttggctgcatcgtggtggttgGCCCGGACCACGATGCAACATCGGGcgacggtctgggggaagcgtctctggtggacggcactgtcTGCCTCGAGCTGGTTGCTGCTTTGCACGCCATGATGTCTCTTGAACAA GAGTGCGTCCCCTCGCTGCACGTGGAGGACACGGCAGACTGGCTGGAGCAGGACGTCATCGCCGGCTTCCGAGTATGGCAGCTCATGTTCCTCTCTCTCGGAGGCCTCATCGTCGTCG tggTGGTGATGTGCTGCTTTATGAAATGCCGCATTCCGAGAACGAAGCAAGAGATCGAGGCAGACTTCCATCGAAAGAAGCTCACCCAAGTTTTTAGAAAGCATCTGAACAAAGTGCCCGTCGAAGAAGTCGAATTTAAATTAG CGCTAGAGAAAGTGAAAGCCCTGTACGAGCACGAACAGGAGAAGCGGAGCCGGGGTTCCTGGGACTCGCTCGCCGAGTGTGAGGACCTGACGCTGCGGCAGCGGCTGCGGAAGCTACTGCGATCGCTCAAGCCTAAGTCTCAAGCTGCCGTTCCTCGCGTAGCAAGCTCGGGTGACGACGCCGACTCTGAGAGCAACTCGGCCGGTGACTCGCGCGCCGACGCCGCCAGCCACTCGGGTGGCACCATTCCAAGCAGCGAGGAGAGCAGCCACGCTGGTGGATGCCGCACCATACGAGAGGAGAGGATCTCCATCGAAGAAGATCCCGACGATGACGTACAGGCGTAG